The Nitrospinaceae bacterium genome window below encodes:
- the folD gene encoding bifunctional protein FolD yields MSLIDGKKVALEIKNRIGQEVERLKKQSGRVPGLATVLVGEDPASAVYVRNKNKTCKELGFQSFQHTLPDNTKEEELLALVEELNRNEEVSGILVQLPLPKHIDSDKVLEAIDPGKDVDGFHPVSMGRLMMGSAVLAPCTPSGIIEMLDFYGVGIEGRHAVVLGRSNIVGKPVALLLLHRNATVTVCHSRTKDLPAVTQTADLLIAAVGKANFVTGDMVKGGAVVIDVGINRVDGKLVGDVAFDEVEPKASLITPVPGGVGPMTIALLMQNTLKAFQAGIETS; encoded by the coding sequence ATGTCCTTGATCGACGGAAAAAAAGTAGCTCTGGAAATAAAAAACCGCATCGGCCAGGAGGTCGAACGGTTGAAAAAACAATCCGGCAGGGTTCCCGGACTGGCGACGGTGCTGGTGGGAGAGGACCCGGCATCCGCGGTTTATGTCCGCAACAAAAACAAAACCTGCAAGGAACTGGGGTTCCAATCCTTCCAACACACTCTGCCTGACAACACGAAAGAAGAAGAACTGCTGGCTCTGGTGGAAGAGTTGAACCGCAATGAGGAGGTCAGTGGAATCCTGGTGCAACTGCCGCTCCCTAAACACATCGATTCAGACAAGGTATTAGAAGCCATCGACCCCGGTAAGGACGTGGACGGTTTTCATCCGGTCAGCATGGGGCGGTTGATGATGGGAAGCGCCGTCTTGGCACCCTGCACTCCTTCAGGCATCATCGAAATGCTGGATTTTTACGGCGTTGGGATCGAAGGCAGGCATGCTGTGGTGCTGGGCAGAAGCAATATCGTCGGCAAACCGGTGGCGCTATTACTTTTGCACAGGAACGCGACGGTGACGGTTTGTCATTCGCGTACCAAGGACCTGCCCGCCGTCACCCAAACCGCCGATCTGTTGATCGCCGCCGTGGGCAAGGCTAATTTCGTGACTGGAGACATGGTCAAAGGGGGGGCGGTGGTCATTGATGTGGGAATCAACCGCGTGGACGGCAAGCTGGTGGGCGATGTTGCGTTTGATGAAGTGGAACCGAAAGCGTCTCTCATCACTCCGGTCCCAGGGGGCGTGGGTCCCATGACCATCGCCCTGCTCATGCAAAACACCCTGAAGGCGTTTCAAGCTGGTATTGAAACCTCTTGA
- a CDS encoding Fis family transcriptional regulator, producing the protein MKLIDNQANIQAIRKISTQFKTVSMEIDELLSMVINSATEIVGARHASLLLVQDEKTKKLQYYQSSGDNMGELKDIEIPPGVGIAGTVSKMGKAIISNDVQNDPRWYKKMSEEGNDQRKSIACLPLMVEKKVIGVVQFCDKKSGEGFSDLDIEILKRFGRMIPKFFQASRNRMALGKEFDRLKETSMRRYMIVGESPAIQKCIQMAERLADSKAAVLINGESGTGKELFAHLIHDRGPRQNNPFVSISCGALPASILERELFGNEKGAFTSADSTKIGLFEAAHTGTLFLDEIGEMPLDMQVKLLRVIQEESFIRLGGTETIKVDVRIISATNRDLEQMVREGTFRQDLFYRINVIGIELPPLRERREDIPDLVTYFIKKHTPQRRRTDSDEGQPTKKISKSLLTHLMGYSWPGNIRELENTLERAIVLTDDEELTPEAFPFDSQETPIEVNVGASLKEANDAFRHTFITNTLKSTNGNRTKAAKILNVQRSYLSRLIKELKID; encoded by the coding sequence ATGAAACTTATAGATAATCAGGCCAATATTCAGGCGATCCGCAAAATATCGACGCAATTTAAAACCGTGTCCATGGAAATCGATGAGCTTCTCAGCATGGTCATCAATTCCGCCACTGAAATTGTGGGTGCCAGGCATGCTTCCCTGCTTTTGGTCCAGGATGAGAAAACCAAAAAACTGCAATATTATCAGTCTTCCGGGGATAATATGGGGGAACTCAAGGATATAGAAATCCCTCCCGGCGTCGGAATTGCCGGAACGGTTTCCAAAATGGGAAAAGCGATCATATCAAATGACGTGCAAAACGACCCGCGCTGGTACAAAAAAATGAGTGAGGAAGGCAACGATCAACGGAAATCAATCGCCTGCCTGCCTCTCATGGTGGAAAAAAAGGTCATTGGTGTGGTGCAATTCTGCGATAAAAAGTCTGGTGAAGGGTTTTCCGATCTGGATATTGAGATTCTCAAACGATTTGGCCGCATGATCCCGAAATTTTTTCAAGCTTCCAGAAACCGAATGGCGCTGGGAAAAGAATTTGACCGTCTTAAAGAAACCTCCATGCGGCGCTACATGATCGTGGGTGAAAGTCCGGCCATTCAAAAATGCATCCAGATGGCCGAACGTCTGGCGGACTCCAAGGCCGCCGTGTTGATCAACGGGGAAAGCGGCACGGGAAAAGAGTTGTTCGCGCATTTGATTCACGACCGGGGCCCAAGACAAAACAACCCCTTTGTTTCTATAAGTTGTGGAGCTCTGCCGGCATCCATCCTGGAGCGTGAGTTATTCGGTAATGAAAAAGGCGCCTTCACCAGTGCCGACAGCACCAAAATTGGTTTGTTTGAAGCGGCACATACGGGGACCTTATTTCTGGATGAGATCGGTGAAATGCCGCTGGATATGCAAGTCAAACTTCTGAGGGTGATCCAGGAGGAATCCTTCATCCGCCTGGGGGGGACGGAGACCATCAAGGTCGATGTGCGAATCATCTCAGCCACCAACCGCGATCTGGAGCAGATGGTGCGGGAGGGGACCTTTCGTCAGGATTTATTTTACCGGATCAATGTAATCGGTATCGAACTTCCCCCCTTACGAGAGCGGCGCGAGGATATCCCTGATCTGGTCACCTATTTTATTAAAAAGCACACCCCGCAGAGGCGCCGTACCGATTCCGATGAAGGCCAACCCACTAAAAAAATCAGTAAAAGCCTGCTGACGCATCTGATGGGTTATTCCTGGCCGGGAAACATTCGCGAACTGGAAAATACTCTGGAACGGGCCATCGTTCTCACCGATGATGAGGAACTGACCCCGGAAGCCTTTCCTTTCGATTCGCAGGAAACTCCCATCGAAGTCAACGTTGGCGCTTCGCTGAAGGAGGCGAACGATGCCTTTCGGCACACGTTCATCACCAACACGCTGAAATCCACTAACGGCAACCGCACCAAAGCCGCGAAGATTCTCAATGTCCAGCGTTCCTACCTTTCCCGGTTGATCAAGGAGCTTAAAATCGATTGA
- the chbG gene encoding chitooligosaccharide deacetylase, with protein sequence MDDKKFLIVNADDFGLSSAVNRGVVEAYKLGIVTSASLMVRFQGAKDAAAYGRNHPGLGLGLHLDLGEWFYSDGEWLPKYEVVDLTDAKAVLTEVCRQIETFRRLVGRDPTHIDSHQHVHRREPVKTILLQCAEKIKTPVRHFTPDIRYCGDFYGQTTEGYSFPEAIEVDALIKILEGLPPGTTELACHPGYADHLNTAYQKERPLELTALCDSRIQDHIIRLGIKLRSFQGAGLPV encoded by the coding sequence GTGGACGATAAAAAATTTCTCATTGTCAATGCCGATGACTTTGGACTGAGTTCAGCCGTGAACCGGGGCGTCGTTGAAGCGTATAAGCTGGGGATTGTCACCAGCGCGAGTCTCATGGTGCGTTTTCAGGGAGCAAAAGACGCCGCCGCTTACGGCAGGAACCATCCGGGTCTGGGTCTCGGTCTGCATCTGGATCTCGGGGAATGGTTTTACAGCGACGGGGAGTGGCTTCCCAAATATGAGGTGGTGGATTTGACAGATGCCAAAGCGGTCCTCACTGAAGTGTGTCGCCAGATCGAAACTTTTCGGCGGCTTGTCGGCCGCGATCCCACTCATATCGATTCTCACCAGCACGTTCATCGCCGAGAACCGGTGAAAACCATTCTCCTGCAATGTGCTGAGAAAATAAAAACTCCTGTGCGTCATTTCACTCCGGACATCCGCTATTGCGGAGATTTTTACGGGCAGACCACGGAAGGCTATTCTTTCCCGGAAGCCATCGAGGTCGATGCATTGATAAAAATTCTGGAAGGTTTACCGCCGGGGACAACGGAGCTTGCCTGTCACCCGGGATATGCCGACCATTTAAACACCGCCTACCAAAAAGAACGGCCGCTGGAATTGACCGCTTTATGCGATTCGCGTATTCAGGACCATATAATCAGGCTGGGAATAAAACTTCGTTCTTTTCAGGGTGCTGGCCTGCCCGTGTAA
- a CDS encoding multidrug ABC transporter ATP-binding protein, translating into MAPEKYSDAIVFGRILREARPYWKHLGAVFLLGLLAAPLALLLPVPLKIAVDSVLGTDPLPGFIAFFLPESISNQQAGFLVLAVVLQILVVFFIHLNSAATYVFQTYVGERMTLTFRERLFRHLQRLSFMFHDSRGTADSIYRIQYDAPSIQYITIYSVIPMVSSLAMLVAMIYVTARINLELAFIALGVCPLLFLMARLYNSRMRNKYIDVKEMESGVLNIVQEVMTGVRLVKAFGREEKERNRFVDHSRKTVRARVKLSFAEGMFGLLINLGMALGTAAVLFIGIRSVQAGNLTIGELLMVLTYLAQLYAPLESISDQVAKLQDSLASAQRAFELLDEIPDVVDRPHAKGLKRSRGNVEVRKVSFAYNSQTKVLNNISFKAPPGTRVGISGRTGAGKTTLVSLLTRFYDPDAGQILLDGEDLRNYKITDLRHQFSMVLQEPVLFSTSIEENIAYGRPEASQKEIETAAKAANAHEFITALPEGYATLVGERGMSLSGGERQRISLARAFLKDAPILILDEPTSSVDIHTEAGIMDAIELLMEGRTTFLIAHRLSTLDHCDLLLEIQTGGEIEIRSCVSSSTEVQS; encoded by the coding sequence TTGGCCCCTGAAAAATATTCCGACGCCATTGTTTTTGGCAGAATCCTGAGGGAAGCCCGGCCCTATTGGAAACACTTAGGAGCGGTTTTCCTGCTTGGGCTTTTGGCCGCTCCCCTGGCGCTCCTTTTACCGGTTCCCCTGAAGATTGCGGTGGACAGCGTACTTGGAACCGACCCGCTTCCGGGTTTCATAGCATTTTTTCTTCCAGAATCGATCTCAAACCAGCAAGCAGGGTTTCTTGTTCTTGCTGTGGTTCTGCAAATACTGGTGGTTTTTTTCATTCATTTGAATTCAGCGGCAACTTATGTGTTTCAAACCTATGTCGGCGAGCGCATGACGCTGACCTTTCGGGAACGATTATTTCGGCATCTGCAACGGCTTTCATTCATGTTCCATGATTCGCGCGGGACGGCGGATTCGATTTACCGCATTCAGTACGACGCGCCCTCGATTCAATACATCACGATTTACAGTGTGATTCCGATGGTTTCGTCCCTTGCCATGCTGGTAGCGATGATTTATGTGACCGCCCGGATCAATCTGGAACTCGCGTTCATCGCCCTTGGGGTTTGTCCTTTGCTTTTTCTCATGGCCCGGCTCTACAACTCCCGGATGCGGAACAAGTACATCGACGTGAAGGAGATGGAGAGCGGCGTTCTCAATATTGTCCAGGAGGTCATGACCGGGGTGCGCCTGGTAAAGGCGTTTGGCAGGGAAGAAAAAGAGCGCAACCGGTTCGTGGATCATTCCAGGAAAACGGTGCGGGCCCGAGTCAAGCTGTCGTTTGCTGAAGGGATGTTTGGCCTGCTGATCAACCTGGGGATGGCTCTGGGCACAGCCGCTGTTCTTTTCATTGGCATCCGAAGCGTGCAGGCTGGAAATTTGACCATCGGAGAGTTGTTGATGGTCCTCACTTACCTGGCGCAATTGTATGCGCCCCTGGAATCGATCAGCGACCAGGTGGCCAAGTTGCAGGATTCGCTCGCCAGCGCCCAGCGGGCTTTTGAGTTGCTGGATGAAATTCCCGATGTCGTTGACCGTCCGCATGCGAAAGGACTGAAACGGAGCCGCGGGAACGTGGAGGTGCGTAAGGTTTCATTTGCCTATAACAGCCAGACAAAAGTTTTGAACAATATCTCCTTTAAAGCACCCCCGGGAACGCGGGTAGGCATATCTGGCCGAACCGGGGCTGGTAAAACCACACTGGTGAGTCTCTTGACGCGCTTTTACGACCCCGACGCCGGTCAAATTTTACTGGACGGAGAGGATCTCCGAAACTACAAAATCACTGACCTTCGCCATCAGTTCTCCATGGTTCTTCAGGAACCGGTGCTGTTTTCAACGAGCATAGAAGAGAATATCGCCTACGGGCGTCCTGAGGCGAGCCAGAAAGAAATCGAAACGGCGGCAAAAGCGGCAAACGCGCATGAATTTATAACGGCTCTCCCGGAGGGCTATGCCACGCTGGTGGGAGAGCGCGGCATGAGTTTGTCCGGAGGTGAGCGCCAACGCATTTCTTTGGCGCGGGCTTTTCTCAAAGACGCTCCCATCCTGATTCTCGATGAACCCACAAGCTCTGTAGACATTCACACGGAAGCGGGAATCATGGATGCGATTGAACTTCTGATGGAAGGCCGGACGACATTTTTGATCGCGCATCGTTTAAGCACTCTGGACCATTGCGATTTGTTACTGGAAATTCAAACCGGCGGAGAGATTGAAATCAGGTCCTGTGTTTCATCTTCAACCGAGGTCCAATCATGA
- a CDS encoding saccharopine dehydrogenase, which yields MKKKINSVLVIGLGKVGSLVAALLHKNDYRVTGLDRAGNSSRLFKFVVGDVQNTRFLKLHLETHDAVVTCLPYHLNLAVAQTAHAVGCHYFDLTEDVATTKAIRKLAETAKGVMVPQCGLAPGFIGIVGADLVKPFDKLRSIELRVGALPQHPRGMLGYAFNWSSEGVVNEYLNDCEVIKDGKRAKIPSMDGLETIVIDGVQLEAFTTSGGLGTMCETFNNKVAHLNYKTIRYPGHCRLMRFFFNELYMREKRELAGEILVHAKPPVNDDVVYVHAAVEGWKKKNLFRDEFVRSYFPRKIAGQVWKAISWTTSASVCAVLEMVSEGNLASQGFLKQEEIPLDLFNKTRTGSLFSSQTKTS from the coding sequence ATGAAGAAAAAAATCAATTCAGTCCTGGTCATCGGTTTAGGAAAAGTGGGTTCCCTGGTCGCCGCGTTATTGCATAAAAATGACTATCGAGTGACGGGTTTGGATCGAGCCGGTAATTCATCCCGGTTATTTAAATTTGTCGTCGGGGATGTGCAGAATACCCGGTTTCTTAAGTTGCATTTGGAAACCCACGATGCCGTGGTGACCTGCCTTCCTTATCATCTCAATCTTGCAGTCGCCCAGACGGCACACGCAGTGGGGTGCCACTATTTTGATCTCACCGAAGATGTTGCAACGACTAAGGCTATCCGCAAACTTGCCGAAACCGCCAAAGGGGTCATGGTTCCGCAATGCGGATTGGCGCCGGGTTTCATCGGGATCGTCGGAGCTGATCTGGTAAAACCATTCGATAAATTGCGCAGTATAGAACTTCGGGTGGGTGCTTTGCCGCAACATCCCAGAGGCATGCTGGGCTATGCGTTCAACTGGTCTTCGGAAGGTGTCGTCAACGAATACCTGAACGACTGCGAGGTGATCAAGGATGGGAAAAGAGCCAAAATCCCTTCGATGGACGGGCTCGAAACCATCGTCATTGACGGCGTGCAGTTGGAAGCCTTCACCACTTCAGGGGGCCTCGGAACCATGTGCGAAACCTTCAACAACAAGGTCGCCCATCTCAATTACAAAACCATCCGTTATCCCGGACATTGCCGATTGATGCGTTTTTTTTTCAACGAACTTTATATGCGGGAAAAGCGCGAGCTGGCTGGGGAAATACTGGTGCACGCCAAACCGCCAGTGAACGATGATGTGGTTTATGTGCATGCCGCTGTGGAGGGTTGGAAAAAGAAAAATCTTTTCCGCGACGAATTCGTACGCAGTTATTTTCCCAGAAAAATTGCGGGCCAGGTGTGGAAAGCCATATCGTGGACCACCTCCGCTTCCGTCTGCGCGGTTCTGGAAATGGTTTCAGAGGGAAATCTGGCCTCACAAGGATTTCTGAAACAGGAAGAGATTCCCCTGGACCTGTTTAATAAAACCCGGACAGGCTCTTTATTTTCGAGCCAAACAAAAACATCGTGA